In Alteromonas macleodii, the sequence CTCCCGGTACACAGCGGTCGCACTGGCGCTTTTTACCCGTTAAAAGGTAAGAAATGGTATATCTATGTTTTGCAAATACATTGTAGAAAGCATCGGCGGCATAACGAATAACAGGCCAGCGAAGCGGAGCATAGATCCAGCCCATACCCACTGCTTTCCACGCTTCATGGGTAACATCAAGTCCGGTAATTAGGGTGCCATCCTCGCGAAGGCCATGAATTCTGGCATTAAGCGCATGCCAATCCATGGTTGGATAACGACTTGCAAAGTCAGGGGCCTGAATGTCGACCAGTGTGAGTTTGTTATGTTTGTCTCTTTTGCGTAGATGACGCATTTCGGCTATGCACAAAGGGCAATAACCATCATAAAAAATAATCACTTCTACCTACCTCTGCCACTTACGACGCTTATCGCTCGAAGACGGTTTCGCCCATGCAAACATGGAAAAATATAGATTAGAACGCGTTTGCCTTGCACTATCAGCGCTCTTATCGTGTTCAGTTTAAAACCGTTTCAAGCCGTCGCACGTTATTCTTATTTAATATTCGTTTATACGATAAAAAAATACGCTTGGATGACTTGTGTTGTGACCTAGGGGCACCCACACTACAAGCAAAGATTAAGAGAGGTTTTATTATGGCAAATTTACAAGTGGCCACTTTAGCAGGCGGATGCTTCTGGTGTATCGAGTCCGCGTTCAACACTGTCGAAGGCGTAGAAAAAGCAATTTCTGGCTATGCTGGAGGTGAAAAAGCCGATCCAACCTATGAAGAGGTATGTACGGGAAATACTGGCCATGCAGAAGTGGTACAAGTAACGTTTGATGCAGACAACATCAGCTACCGTGAAATTTTAGAAATTTTCTTCGCGCTTCATGATCCTACTCAGCTAAACAGACAGGGTAATGATGTGGGTACTCAGTATCGCAGCGCAATCTTCTATCACGACGATGCTCAAAAAGCGGAAGCTGAAAAAATTATTGCACAAATCACAGAGGAAGAAATTTGGCCCGACCCGGTAGTCACTGAAATAGTAGCCGTGAATAACTACTATGACGCCGAAGACTATCATCAGGATTATTTCAAAAACAATCCGCAGAACCAGTATTGCTCTATGGTGGTTGCACCTAAGCTTGCAAAATTCAAAAAGACTTTTGCTTCTCGCCTTCGCAGCGATGCATAAGTAAAGTCAGCTTTTTTAGCGGCGTTTACAGATTGGCTAAAACGAAAGGGTTGCTTGGTAGCAACCCTTTTTCGGTTTGAAGGTCATCTTGAGTAGATAGACGCTAATCAAACCAAACGTCATTGATTTCTATCGGAAACAGTAACGGTGCTAAATCTTCATAACGCGTCTTATGCGCCTCACATGTCGCGTTTTTCATGTAATTCTTTTCCCACGGATCGTTAATTATCCATAGCGTACTATCAATAGTGACTAACCCTTCCATTGATGAATTATCCATTGTGTACTGTTCACAACTCTGGTCACTGGCAACATCAAAAATAATGGGAATGCGCTTTGTTGGCTTGTTGCCAGTGGTATCGATTACCCATAATTCATTGTCGTTTCTTGCAGCGCCAAATAAATATGATGCGCCTGTTGAGTGCGTATATAAAGCCAAGCCATTTATGGGGTGATTTCCCGAGGTAAACGAAGGAAGCTGTAGGTCTGGTTCGCTCACGGTCGCAAAATCGCTCGATGAGAAAAAGTCTTTATCGACAGACAATGTAAAGACTCGTGGCTGTCCCGCTTTGTCTTTTTCCAATGCCAAATACAAAGTGCCGTCTTCTGCCATAGTGAGGCCTTCAATGCCATCATTGGGGAAGTTCCCTACTTCGAACTCTTTCGGAAATTGTATTGGACGTACGTCTGACATTTCAACATCACCATTGTCCTTGCGAGTTAATTTAACCAATAGGGTTGGGTAGTCCGTAGAGCCTGTATCTTCGTACTTGGTTTCACAACGAGGGCTTAAGGCGCCAGTACGGGTAGCGTCTTCTGTGACGGTATAGATGACATTAGCATCTCTAGGGTCTACCGCTAACGCTTCTAAATCTGGCTGTTCGCTTAAGTAGCCATAAAAGCAGCTTCGACGCACGCTCCTTGAGAATGAAAAGCGCATACTAGACGCGCTTAGCGTTGCCGTGTCTGGTGAAATGCTATGTAACTTCAACTGCTGCGTAGCATCCGCGCTTGCATCTGCAATGGTTACTAGCTGTCCGTCTAGCACTACTAGCCCTGATGTTTGGGGGTCAAACATCACTTTTCCAGATTCATCGAGGATCCACTTCCCTACCGTTGTTTCTGTCAAATCGGTGGGTTCTGGACTAATAATGACATCTTTGGGCTCACTGCATGCGGTGACCAGCATCGCGGTTAAAACGGTGGCAGTTAAATATTTAAGCATAATATGAAGTCCCCTCTCGACTCACTAGAGCGAGAGCAAAAGCTAAAACTGAAAAAATTGTAAGGGAGTATATCGAGCATACCGTTTATGCACAAAAAAGAGTAAGGTTATAGCGGTTATTTACATTAGCGACTGCTTTTGTATCTGTAAAACACAATCAAGATCGTAAAGCGCCTCAATATAGGTGCGAAAAAAGTGTTTTAGCTAGCAAAACGAGTATTGAAGGAGAAAGCCATTCCTACGCAGCACTTGCCCCAAGTCATTGCAGGGCCAATAGTTAGAAAAGTGACGCCTACTGAAAGCCATATATGGGTAGTCACTAGTAACGCCGAAGCACCATCGCTGAAACTATCGTCTTGTGACCATACAATAGCGGGTGAGTGTCAGAGTGAAACGGTACGCGTAGGGTCTTTTGCCTTCATTCACCTCATCTCTTTTTACGCCGCTGATCCTTTTAAAGACAGAGCGCGAATTAGCTATCAACTGTTATTTGACG encodes:
- a CDS encoding thiol-disulfide oxidoreductase DCC family protein; translation: MIIFYDGYCPLCIAEMRHLRKRDKHNKLTLVDIQAPDFASRYPTMDWHALNARIHGLREDGTLITGLDVTHEAWKAVGMGWIYAPLRWPVIRYAADAFYNVFAKHRYTISYLLTGKKRQCDRCVPGEPNGK
- the msrA gene encoding peptide-methionine (S)-S-oxide reductase MsrA, coding for MANLQVATLAGGCFWCIESAFNTVEGVEKAISGYAGGEKADPTYEEVCTGNTGHAEVVQVTFDADNISYREILEIFFALHDPTQLNRQGNDVGTQYRSAIFYHDDAQKAEAEKIIAQITEEEIWPDPVVTEIVAVNNYYDAEDYHQDYFKNNPQNQYCSMVVAPKLAKFKKTFASRLRSDA